In one Mustela lutreola isolate mMusLut2 chromosome 8, mMusLut2.pri, whole genome shotgun sequence genomic region, the following are encoded:
- the MED21 gene encoding mediator of RNA polymerase II transcription subunit 21 isoform X1 produces MADRLTQLQDAVNSLADQFCNAIGVLQQCGPPASFSNIQTAINKDQPANPTEEYAQLFAALIARTAKDIDVLIDSLPSEESTAALQAASLYKLEEENHEAATCLEDVVYRGDMLLEKIQSALADIAQSQLKTRSGTHSQSLPDS; encoded by the exons ATGGCGGACCGGCTCACACAGCTGCAGGACGCGGTGAACTCG CTTGCAGATCAGTTTTGTAATGCCATTGGAGTGTTGCAGCAGTGTGGTCCTCCTGCTTCCTTTAGTAATATTCAGACAGCAATTAACAAAGATCAGCCAGCTAATCCTACGGAAG AATATGCACAGCTTTTTGCAGCACTGATTGCACGAACAGCAAAAGACATTGATGTTTTGATAGATTCATTACCCAGTGAAGAATCTACAGCTGCTTTACAG GCTGCTAGCTTGTATAAGCTGGAAGAAGAAAACCACGAAGCTGCTACATGTCTGGAGGATGTTGTTTATCGAGGGGACATGCTTCTGGAAAAGATACAAAGTGCACTTGCTGATATTGCGCAGTCACAACTGAAGACAAGGAGTGGTACCCATAGTCAGTCTCTTCCAGACTCCTAG
- the MED21 gene encoding mediator of RNA polymerase II transcription subunit 21 isoform X2, producing the protein MADRLTQLQDAVNSLADQFCNAIGVLQQCGPPASFSNIQTAINKDQPANPTEVISFFRICTAFCSTDCTNSKRH; encoded by the exons ATGGCGGACCGGCTCACACAGCTGCAGGACGCGGTGAACTCG CTTGCAGATCAGTTTTGTAATGCCATTGGAGTGTTGCAGCAGTGTGGTCCTCCTGCTTCCTTTAGTAATATTCAGACAGCAATTAACAAAGATCAGCCAGCTAATCCTACGGAAG TGATATCTTTCTTTAGAATATGCACAGCTTTTTGCAGCACTGATTGCACGAACAGCAAAAGACATTGA